The genomic segment TAATCGGAGAACACCAGGAAGGTGCCGCCGTAGGGGATGAAGCCGCCATGGAGGGCAATGCCGTTCATGATGGCGGCCATGCCGAACTCGCGTACGCCGTAGTGGATGTAGTTGCCCTTGCCCTCCCGGCTCACGGACTTGGAACCGGACCAGTTGGTCAGGTTGGAGCCGGTCAGGTCGGCGGAGCCTCCCAGCATTTCAGGCAGGCGCGGCGCGTAGGCTTCGATGGCGATCTGGCTGGCCTTGCGCGTGGCCACGGTCTCGGCCTTGTCGTTGGTCTTGGTCAGCACCTCCTGGACCTGGGCCGCCCAGTCGGCGGGAAGGTCGCCGGCCATGCGGCGCTTGAACTCGGCGGCCAGGGCCGGGTGTGCGGCGGCGTAATGGTCGAACTTGCGCTGCCACTCGCTCTCCCACTGGGCGCCCTTGGTCTTGGCGTCCCAGACTTCGTAGACTTCCCGGGGAATTTCGAAGGGAGGGAAGTTCCAGCCGATGTGGGGCCGGGCAGCAGCGATCTCCGCGTCGCCCAGGGGGGCACCATGAACGTCGTGGGTGCCCGCCTTGTTGGGGGAACCCATGCCGATGCGGGTACGGCAGCAGAGCAGGGACGGCCGGTTCTTGTCGGCCTTGGCCATGTCCAGGGCCTTGTGGATGGCCTCCGGATCGTGGCCGTTGATGTTGCGGATCACCTGCCAGCCGTAGGCTTCGAAGCGGCCCGGGGTGTCGTCGGTGAACCAGCCTTCCACGTGGCCGTCGATGGAAATGCCGTTGTCGTCCCAGAAGGCGATCAGCTTTCCGAGGCCCCAGGTGCCGGCCAGGGAGCAGGCCTCGTGGGAGACGCCTTCCATCAGGCAGCCGTCGCCGAGGAAGGCGTAGGTGTGGTGGTCCACGATCTCGTGGTTGGGGCGGTTGAATTCGTTGGCCAGCAGCTTTTCCGCCAGGGCCATGCCCACCGCGTTGGTAATGCCCTGGCCCAGGGGGCCGGTGGTGGTTTCCACGCCGGGGGTGTAGCCATGCTCGGGGTGGCCCGGAGTCCGGGAGTGGAGTTGGCGGAACTGCTTCAGATCCTCGATGGAAAGATCGTAGCCGGTCAGGTGCAGCAGGGCATAGATCAGCATGGAACCGTGGCCGTTGGACAGCACGAAGCGGTCCCGGTTGGGCCAGGCGGGGTTGCCCGGATTGTGGTGCAGATGGTGGTTCCAGAGCACTTCGGCGATTTCCGCCATGCCCAGGGGGGCGCCAGGGTGGCCGGACTTGGCCTTTTCCACGGCATCCATGGCAAGGGCGCGGATGGCACTGGTAAGGTTATTGAACACGGGGGGCTCGAAATCGCTGAAAGTGGACATTTACTTGCCTCGCAGGCAGACGGGAACGGTCAGGGGACCGGAAAACGAGCCCGTAATTATCGGCCAAACCGGGCTTCCCCGCCAAGTGTTTGTTTCCCTTCGCATTCGGAAAGAGACTCAAGGGAGATCGGCAGCACCCCTCCCGCAACCCGCCAACAGCAACTAGAGTGGCTCTTAGGCGTTGCCGAATTGCCATCCCTGCCCGGAAGAGGAGTGTCCCATGACGAAACTGACCGAAGAGGCCTGTGTCACCGGGCCGGGCCGTGTGCATAGGCTGGCGGCCGAGGAAATTACGGCCCTGTTGCCCCTGGTGCCCCAATGGACTCTGGAGAACGGCCGGCTGGTGCGGCTATTCCGCTTTGGCGACTATTCCAGCACCCTGGCCTTCGTCAATGCCTCGGCCTGGATCTCGGAAAATGAAAACCACCATCCGGAACTCACGGTCAACTACGGTCGGTGCCAAGTCGCCTATTCCACTCACGACTGCGATGGTCTTTCCCGCAACGACTTCATCTGCGCTGCCAAGCTGGACCAATTGTTCGAGCACCAGCAGGGACTTACTTTCCCGCCCATTTGATCGAGCAGCCGATGCTGGGTAGCTGGACCGCCGGGCCTTGCCCGGTCAAGGCCACCTGGCGCATGGCCTCGAACAGGTCCCGCCTCGCTCCCGCGGGGGCCGTCTCCTTGCGGGATGCATCGAGTCGGCCGCGATACTGAAGCGCCAGGTCGCCATTGAATCCAAAAAAGTCCGGGGTGCATACGGCCCCATAGGCATGGGCCACGGACTGGTCACTGTCCAGCAGATAGGGGAAGGGGAAGTCCAGGTCCCGGGCCAGGCGCACCATGTTTTCCCAGGAGTCCTCGGGATAATCGGTCGTGTCGTTGGACATGATCGCCACAGCGCCGACGCCCAGGGGCTTCAGCGCGTTCACGTCCCGGATGATGCGGTAAATCACGGCCTGGACATAGGGGCAGTGGTTGCAGATGAACATCACCAACAAACCCTGTGGACCCGCCGCCGACGCCAGGCTATGGCGCCGGCCGTCGGTGCCCGGCAGGTCGAAGTCGGGGGCTTTCCAGCCGGTGTTGCAAAGCGGGGGCGAGAGGCTGGCCATGACAGGGGTTCCTGGGGATTAGCGTGAAAATGAGTGAATGGAGCCGAGGGTGACGGTCCAGCGCAGCGAGCCGGTGAGTAGCCCCGCCCCGGGGCGTGGTATGGGCAGCGTTACTTTGGCGCATTTTCATCCTCGGAGGTAGTGCCGGCGACCATGCGCGTTAGTCGGTCTCTATAGCGCCCCGGCTTGTGCTTCGTCAAGATTTTGCCGCCTTAACATTGCCTCTGGCATGGTCTTGATTTAGGCTCCGGGGCCTGAAAGGGATGGCAGACATGCGCTTACGCAACTTCATTATGGCCGCTTCGGCGGTGGTTTCGGTGCTGTTCATCGGCGGTACCTATCTGGTGCTGGATCGGGTGTTCGATCAGTCCATCAAGGCCGAAGCCAGTCAGAGTTCCCGGGCCATGGCCCGGGTCACCTTCAATGCCATGTACGAGCTGATGAGTACCGGCTGGAATCGGGCTCAACTGCACTCCTTCCTCGACGCCATGAGCCGGGCCACCGCCGATACGCCCACCACCCTGCGCATCCATCGGGGCGCCCTGGTGGCCGAACGCTTCGGCGAGATTCCCCAGGACCCGGCCGACATCATCCTGCGTCAGGCTCTATCCGATGGACAGACCCGTGAATCCACCGTGGGCAACCGCATCCGCTACACCTTTCCGCTGCGGGCGGAGCAGAAATGCCTGGGCTGTCATGTGAATGCCCGGGCGGGGGAGACCCTGGGCGTCATCGACGTGGAGCATGACGTGTCGGCGCGCCTGCTGGCCAGCCGCCGGGAGTTCCTCTCCTGGGCGGGTCTGGTGGTGCCCGCCGCCCTGGCCATTGCGGCCCTGATGGTATGGCGGGTGCGACGCCGCATCGAGGATCCCCTCGACCAGTTGACCCATGGCATCCAGGCCATCAACGACATTTCAGACCTGCGTCAGATCAAGGCCATCAACCGAACCTCGGGCATCCGGGAATTCGACGAACTTTTCTCGTCCTTCGACCGCCTGATCCAGCGGGTCAGGAATATCGCCGTGGACAAGAACATCCTGCAGTTCGAGATCGGCCTGCTGGAAAAGTTCGTCATCACCTCGGACGTGGTGCGGGACTGGCGCGAGTATGTGGCCCGCCTGCTGGCGGACATCAATCAGGTTGTCACGGCCCATGTGCTGTTCTCGATCTTCAAGGTGGACGAGGAACTTTTCGAGCTGGAGGTGTTCTGGCGCTGCCAGCCCGGCGACGACACCCGGACCATGGTGGAGCACTACATCCGGGAGGCCATCGACAGGAACAGCGGCATGGGAGATCTGACCACCGTGCGCATCCATCACCATTTCCATGTGGAGCCCGCCGCCACGCTCATCGAACTCAGCGAGGAGGAAGTGCGGCTCCACGTCAAGGCCTTCTTCGTGGACAAGCCCAAGATCGGCGGCATTGTCGGCATCGGCGTCCATGCCGACGTACTTTCCGACTCGACCCTGCGGCTGGTGATGGACAGCATCCTGTCCACCCTGATGAATGTGGTGGGCTCGGTGAAGGCGATCTACAAATACACCCGGGACCTGGAGTACTACGCCACCCGTGACCCCCTCACCAACCTCTTCAATCAGCGCGTGTTCTGGGAGCTGCTGGACTACGAGCGCCAGCGCGCCCAGCGTCACGCCTATGCCTTTGCCGTGCTGCTGCTGGACCTGGACAACTTCAAGCTGGTCAATGACGGCTATGGCCACAGCTTCGGCGACAAGTTCCTCCAGACCTTCGCCGAAACGGTCGGTGCCAGCCTGCGCAACGGCGATATCTTTGCCCGTTACGGGGGCGATGAATTCGCCGTCGTCCTGCCGGAAACAGCCATGGACGATGCGGTTCTGGTGGCCCGGCGCATTCTCGAGGCGACTGACGGCATGGTCCTGACGGCACCGGACGGTACGCTGGTCCATGGCGCCGCCTCCATCGGCCTGGCCATGTATCCCCAGCACGCCAGCGATACGCGGGACCTGTTCATGTTTGCCGACAACATGATGTACAAGGCCAAGGCCGAGGGCAAGGGCCGTGTCGCCGTGCCCTCGGGGCAGGACGTGGTGGACGTGTTCCGCGACATCACCCAGAACGGCGTGCTGGTGATCAAGGCCATCGACGACAAGCGCGTGATTCCCTTCTTCCAGCCCATCGTTGCCACCGCTTCCCATGAAATTGCCGCCTATGAGGTGCTGAGCCGGCTGGAGGTGGATGGACGCATCGTTGCCGCCTCCGACTTCATCGAGGTCGCGGAAAAAATGGGGGTCATCCATCGCATCGACACCCTGGTGATCGAGCGGGCATTGCAGGAGGTCGTGGAGCAGAACCATCAGGGCCAGATCTTCCTCAACCTTTCGCCCCGCGCCCTGGTGATTTCCGAATTCACCCGGAACATCCTGTCCCTAGTCAATGGCAGTTCCATCAGCCCGGAGCGCATCGTCTTCGAAATCACCGAGCGGGACACCATCAAGAATCTGACCCTGCTGGAGCGCTTTCTCATGGATCTCAAGTTCGAGGGTTTCAAGCTGGCCATCGACGATTTCGGTTCCGGCTTTTCCTCCTTCCACTATCTGCGCCGCTTTCCCATCGACTACCTGAAGATCGAGGGGGATTTCATCGCCAACATGCGCAACAGCACCAAGGACCGGGCCTTTGTTCATAGCATGCACATGCTGGCCTACGAGCTGAACATCAAGACCATCGCCGAATTCGTCGAGGACGCCGAGGTGCTGGCCGAACTGCGCCAACTGGGGATCGACTATGCCCAGGGCTATCACATGGGTCGTCCCAGCCGCCATATCCTGCCGTCGTCCCACTGGCAACCCGCTGTCTGAGCCATTCCCGGGCCGGGCTGTGGAATAATCGGTCCATGATTCCCCGCCTCTACTGTCCGGACCCCCTGCCATCGGGGGGCTTCCATGAACTTTCCGCCGATGCCGCCCATCATGCGGTGCGGGTACTGCGCCTGGGGGAGGGGGATGGGCTGCGCCTGTTCGACGGACGGGGCGGGGCCTGGAATGCCAGGATCGAGCGCCTGAAACCCCGGGTGCGAGTGCATCTGGACGGCTTCGACCCGGAAGACCTGGAGCCGCCCTTGGCCGTGACCCTGGTGCAGTGCCTGCCGGCAGCGGACAAGATGGACTGGATCGTGCAGAAGGCGGTGGAACTGGGCGTCGCCGCGATTCAGCCGGTGGCGTCCCGGCGCAGCGTGGTGCGCCTGGACGGCGACCGGGCTCAGCGCCGCTTGCAGCACTGGCAGGCAGTGGCGGTGGCGGCCTGCGAACAGTGCGGCCGCAACCGGGTGCCCATCGTCTCGCCCCTGCTTGACCTGCCGCAATACCTGGCACGGGCCGGCGGCGAGAATGCCAGGAAGCTGCTGCTGTGGCCGGAGACTCCCCGGCGCCTGCGGGAACTGAATGCTCCCGCCGCGCCCCTGGTGCTGCTGGTGGGCCCCGAGGGAGGGTTGGAGGAAGGGGAACAGGCGGCGGCCCAGGCTGCCGGATTCACGCCCATGGGCCTGGGTCCCCGGGTGCTGCGCACGGAAACCGCCGGCCTCGCGGCCCTGGCGGCCATCATGTCTCTTTGGGGTGACTGGTAGGAGGTCGAAATGTTTGAATCCGCCGAGTTGGGACACAAGATCGACAAGGAAATCTACAAGAAGGCAGTGCCGGAACTACGCGCCTGGCTGCTCGATGCGCAATACGAGCTCAAGGAGCAAGGCAAGATTCCGGTCATCGTGCTGGTCAGCGGCCAGGATGGCGCCGGCAAGGGCGAGACCATCAATGTGCTCTACGAGTGGATGGACCCTCGCTTCATTTCCACCCTGGCCTTCTCGGCCCCCACCGACGAGGAGCGCCAGCGCCCGGTCATGTGGCGCTACTGGCGCGCCCTGCCGCCCAAGGGCCGCATCGGCGTCTTCGCCGGCTCCTGGTATTCGGGGCCGATCCATGACCGCATCGACGGCAACATGACCAAGGCCGGCCTGGATGCCCGGGTGGACCAGATCAACCGTTTCGAGCAGATGCTGGTGAATGAGGGCGCCCTGATCCTCAAGTTCTGGTTCCATCTCACCAAGGACGGCCAGAAGCGCCGCTTGAAGGCCCTGGAAAAGGACCCGCGCACCGCCTGGCGGGTGACCAAGTGGAACTGGGACCGCCTGAAGACCTACGACAAGTTGCAGGACGTGGTGGGCCATGTGCTGCGCATGACCAACACGCCCTGGGCGCCCTGGATCATCATCGAGGGCGAGGACGATCGCTATCGTTCCCTGACCACGGGCAAGATTCTGCTGGATGCCATCCGGCAGCGCCTGGCGGGCACCAGCAAACAGACCACGCCGGTGGCGCCGCCGGTGCCGGTGAACCTGGACGGTCGCGACGTGCTCTCGGAGCTCGACCTCGCCTGCACGATCGCCAAGAAGGATTACGAGAACCAGCTTGCCAAATGGCAGGGCAGGCTTTCCGAACTGGTGCGCGACCCGCGTTTCAAGCAGAAGTCGCTGATCTGCGTCTTCGAGGGGGCGGATGCCGCCGGCAAGGGGGGCGCGGTGCGCCGCATCACGGCGGCCCTGGACGCCCGGGACTACCAGATCGTGCCCATCGCCGCGCCCACCGAGGAGGAACGCGCCCAGCCCTACATGTGGCGTTTCTGGCGCCACATCCCGAGGAATGGCCGGGTCACCATCTTCGACCGTTCCTGGTATGGCCGGGTGCTGGTGGAGCGGGTCGAGGGCTTCTGCGCCGAGGCGGACTGGCTGCGGGCCTACAGCGAGATCAACGACTTCGAGCACGAGCTGGCCGATGCCGGCGCCATCGTGGTCAAGTTCTGGCTCCAGATCGGCAAGGATGAGCAGTTGAAGCGCTTCAAGGAGCGGGAGAAGATCGAGTTCAAGCGCTTCAAGATCACCGACGAGGACTGGCGCAACCGGGAGAAGTGGGACGCCTATCACAGCGCCATCTGTGACATGGTGGACCGCACCAGCACCGGCAACGCGCCGTGGACCCTGGTGGAGGCCAACGACAAGAACTACGCCCGGGTCAAGATACTGCGCACGGTCTGCGAACGACTTGAGGCCGCCTTCAAGAGCAAGGACAAGACTCCGGACTAGGGAATACGATGGACGCCAGCGATACCAACACCAAACTCGTTGCCTGGGTACGCCAGGCCGCGCCTTATATCCACGCCTTCCGGGGCAAGACCTTCGTCATCGCCTTCGGCGGCGACGTGCTGCTGGGGGATACTGCCCAGGCCCTGATCCACGATGTGGCACTGCTGGACAGCATGGGCATCCATCTGGTGCTGATCCATGGGGCACGCCCCCAGATCGATGCCGAGATGCGCGCCCGCCAACTGGAGCCCCGCTTTCACAAGGGTCTGCGGGTCACCGACGGCGAGGCCCTGGAATGCGTCAAGCGCGCCATGGGCGTGACCCGTATCGAAATCGAGGCCCTGCTCTCCCAGGGGCTGCCCAATACGCCCATGGCGGGGGGATTCCTGCGGGTCACCGGCGGCAACTTCATCACCGCCCGCCCGGTGGGCGTGGTGGATGGGGTGGACTACCAATACACCGGCGCGGTGCGCAAGATCATCGCCGAGGAAATCCAGGCCGACCTGGCCCAGGAAAACGTGGTGCTGATCACTCCCATCGGCGCTTCACCCTCAGGAGAAATCTTCAACCTGTCCTGGGAGGAGGTGGCCGAGGCCGTGGCCACCGCCATCCGTGCCGACAAGCTGATCTACCTGTGCGACGCGCCGGGGCTGACGGACAAGAAGGGCCAGCTCATCGACGCCCTGACTGCCGACGAGGCCGCCGCCCTTTCCCCCAAGAGCGCCCCCCAGGCACCGGAAGTGGCCCGGGCCCTGCCCGGCGCTATCCGGGCCTGCCGCGGCGGCGTGGGGCGGGTGCACTTCCTCGATCGCAAGGCTGACGGCGCCATGCTGATGGAGTTCTTCACCCGGGACGGCGTTGGCACGGTGATCACCCAGGCGCCTCTGGCACGGCTGCGGGAGGCCTGCCACGATGACGTGGGGGCGCTGCTGGGCTTGATCGCGCCCCTGGAGGCCGACGGTACTCTGGTGCGCCGGGAGCGGGAACGCCTGGAGATGGAGATCGACCGTTTTTCCGTGGTGGAACACGACGGCGTCATCGTCGGTTGCGCTGCCCTGTATCCCTTCACCAAGGACAAGGCCGCCGAACTGGCCTGCCTGGCGGTGATGCCGGAGTTCCGCCGCTGTGGCTACGGCGACCAGTTGCGCCGCCACATCGAGGCCAGGGCCAAGAAGCTCAAGCTCAAGCGGCTGTTCGTGCTGACCACCCGCACCGCCCACTGGTTCATCGAACGGGGCTTCGCCGAGACAGGCCTGGACAATCTGCCAGCCCAGAAGCGCGAGCTCTACAATCTGCAACGGCGTTCAAAGGTGCTGGTGAAGGCCCTTTGATTGGATAAAATCGCCGTCCCAACCCACAAATAAAGGACACGCCATGGCACGCATGGTCAATTGCATCAAACTGGGCCGCGAAGCCGAAGGCCTGGATTTCCCCCCCCTGCCGGGCGAGCTGGGCAAGCGGATTTATGAAAACGTCTCAAAGGAGGCGTGGCAGCAATGGACGCGCCTGCAGACCATGCTGATCAACGAGAATCGCCTCTCCCTGGCCGATCCCCGTGCCCGGCAATATCTCCAGGAACAGGTGACCAAGCATTTCTTTGGCGAGGGTGCCGATACGGCAGCGGGCTTCGTGCCTCCGGGTCACTGAGCTTCGGATCTGACGGATGGCAAAGCGGGCCGCCCTTGGGGCGGCCCGTCGTGTTTCAGCGGCGGTATTCTTCGACGCCACCGGGGGTGGCCAGCAGCAGCAGGTCGGCGCCCCGGCAGGCGAAGAGGCCATTGGTGACCACCCCGACGATCTGGTTGATCCGGGCCTCGAATTCCGCCGGAGCGGTGATGGTCAGGCCATGAACATCCAGGATCACGTTGCCGTTGTCGGTGACGACCCCTTCCCGCCACCTGGGCTGCCCACCCAGTTTTTCCAGTTCCCGCGCCACGTAGGCACGGGCCATGGGGATCACCTCCACCGGCAGGGGAAAGCGGCCCAGGGTCGCTACCCGCTTGCTCTGGTCGCAGACGCAGACAAAGGTGCCGGCCACGGCGGCAACGATCTTCTCCCGGGTCAGGGCGGCGCCGCCGCCCTTGATCATGGACAGGCCGCCGTCGATCTCGTCGGCGCCATCCACATAGACGGGCAGATCCTCCACGTCGTTCAGGTCCAGCACCCGGATGCCATGGCCCTCCAGTCGCTTCCGGGTTCCCTCGGAGCTGGCGACCGTGCCCCCGAGACGATCCTTGATGGCGGCCAGTTCGTCGATGAAAAAATTGGCGGTGGAACCCGTGCCCACCCCGACGATGGCGCCCGGAGCAATCGTCTCCGCCACATAATCCCGGGCGGCACGGGCCACCGCCTGCTTGAGTTGGTCCTGGGTCATTGCCTGGGTCATTATTTAGGTTCTCCCTGAAGAAGGGCGAATTCTACCTGCCCTGACATACGTCCCGGACGTGCATACACCCCGATGCACGGCTGGGTGCGGAGACCTCAGAAAATCCAGCTACCCTACCGCCCCATCCGGGTCGCCACCAGGATTGCCAGCGCCAGGGCAACGGCCACGACCAGATAGCCTTCGCTGAAGGCCGTGGCCAGGGCATGGCTCCCCTCCCCCAGGCTGTGGGCGCGCCACTCCACGTAGGCGGCTGCTCCCGCAACCCCCAGCACGCCCCCCAACTGACGCAGGTAGTTGAGCAGCATCGAGGCCTCGCTCAGCACCCGTCCATGGAGATTCGCCAAGGCAGCCTTGTTGATGGGGGTCAGGGCGAAGCTCTGGCCGATCCGGCCAACAATGGTGATAAGAATAAAACCCAGATAGGTCACCGTTTCGCCGTAGTGCCAAAGGACCACGAAGGAAGCGGTGAACACCGCCAGCCCCCAGGCCATCAACTTATGAGGGGTCCATCGGTCGGCCAGGATGCCCGCCACGGGAAAGGTCAGGGACAGGGCCAGGGTGCCCGGTATCTGGGCCGCACCAGCATGGGAGGCGGAGAGGCCCATCACGCTTTGCAGGAACACCGGCATCAGGTACATGGCGCCATACATGCCGAAGCCCGTCAGAAAGCTCACGCCACCGCCCAGCATCAGGGTCCGGCGTTGGAACAGCCCGCCCCCCAGGATGGGGGCCGCCGACCGTTGCAGATGCAGGACAAAGGCGCCGATGGCCAGCAGGGACACCCCCATGCAGCCCGCACTCCAGGCAAGGGAGGGTCCTCCTCCCGGACGGCTGAAGCAGGCCAGCCAGGCCAGGGTCAGCAGGGAGAGCAGGCCCATACCCATCCAGTCGAAGGGGGCCTCGGCCCCGAGTGGTTCCCGGAACAGCAGACGGCGCGCTCCCCACCAGGCCAGCAACCCCACCGGCAGTGGCAGCAGGGACACGGCGCGCCAGCCCCAGAGGTCCACCAGCAGTCCGGCAAGCGCCGGTGCCAGGGCCAGGGCCAGGGTGACCGCCAGGGAATTGATGCCATAGGCGCGGCCCTGGCGGTCCGGGGTGAACAGGCGCATCACCACGATGGAACCCATGGGCGCCATCATCGCGGCGGTGCTGCCCTGGATCAGGCGAGCGCCCAACAACAGATTGAAACTGGGGCTCAGACTGCCCACCAGGCTGGTAATCAGCAACACCGCCATGGTGGCCTCGAAACAGCGACGCAGGCCGAAGCGCTGGATCAGCCAGGGCGCAGCCAGCATGGCCACGGTGTTGGTCACCATGAAGGTGGTAACCACGAACTGCACGCTGTCGTGGCCCAGGCCGAAATCCTTCATCAGGGCCGGGATGGCCACGTTGAAACTGCCGCTGGGCAGGATGCTGGCCACCACCCCCAGGGATACGATCAGCACCACCCACCAGCGCTGATTCTGGCTCAGGGCATCGTAGGGAGAGGATGGCGCACGGCTCATGGTTGCTTGTTTTGCGCCCCGGCGCCAGGCCGGGGCAGGAGGACACTCAGATGGCGGTCTGGCCCCCGTCGATGACAAAGGTGGAGCCGGTGACGAAGCGGGCTTCGTCCGAGGCCAGGTAGGCGATGGCGCCGGCGATTTCCGCCGGGTCGGCGCCGGGCAGCACCAGGGGAGAGAGGCGACCAAACAGGGAGAAGTCCGCGCCTTCCGGGGGAGTCACGCCACTGGTCATCGGGGTATGCACGTGGCCCGGACAAACCGCATTCACCCGCAGGCCCTTGGAGGCATATTCCACGGCCAGGGCCTTGGACAGCATCAATACCGCCCCCTTGCTGGCGCTGTAGGGCGCGTTATAGGGCGTACCGACGACCCCGGCCGCCGAAGAGATATTGATGATGTTGCCCTTGGTTTCCAGCAGGTGGGGAATCGCCGCCCGGCACATGGCGAAGACGCCATTGACGTTGATGGCGAAGACCTTGGCCCACTCCGCGTCGGTAAGATCGGTGAAGTGCTTGAACATCAGGGTGCCGGCGATGTTGCACAGCACGTCCAGCTTGCCGAAGCGCGCCACGGCATCGGCCACGGCACCGTTGCAGTCGGCGCTGTCGGTGACATTCAACACCCGGGCCGTCACGTCCAGACCCTGGTCCGCCAGGGCCTTCATTTCCTTGTGCAGCAGGTCGGCGTTGATGTCGCAGGCCAGCACCCGTGCGCCTTCGCCCGCCAGCCGTTTGGTGGTGGCCAGGGCGATGCCGGAAGCGGCTCCGGTGATCAATACAGCCTTGCCTTCAAAACGCTTCATGTCTTTTTCTCCTCGATAAGCCGTCATTTAAAAGTGCGGTCGTTTATTTTCCCGACAAGAATGGCCCCGGACCAGTCCTTTCCGGTTATGCGAACAGCGCCAGGCTCAATGTCCCTGGAATTGAGGCTTGCGCTTGGCCAGAAAGGCGGCCAGCCCTTCCTGGTAGTCGGTACTGTCGAGGAAAGCAAAATTGTCCCGAACCTCCGACTCCGTCAAAGCCCGTGCCTGGGCCATCAGGCGCCGCACCAGCTTCTTGTGGGCCCGTGCCACCATGGGAGCGCCTGCAGCAATGCGCCGGGCCGTAGCATAGGCCTCTTCAGCCACCTCGGCATCGGCCACCACCCGGGTCAGCAATCCCTTTTCATAGGCTTCGACGGCACCCAGGATGCGTCCCTCCAGCAGGATTTCCAGGGCCACGGCGGGGCCGGCCAGAGCAACCAGCCCCACCAGCTCGGAATGGGCCATGGTGAAGCCCAGCTTCATGATCGGCGCGCCGAAGCGCGCTCCGGCGCCGGCGATGCGCAGATCGCAGCAACTGGCGATTTCCAGTCCGCCGCCGATGCAGACCCCCTCGATCAGGGCCACACTGGGGTGACGGCAATCCACGATGGAATCGAGAGCGCCGGCCACCCACTCGCCGTGATAGACCTGGGCCCGCTCGAAGGTATCGCGCTGGGTCAGGAACTCCTCCAGGTCGCCACCGGCGGCGAAGGTTCCACCCTCGCCCCGCAACACCACGCAGCGCAGGCACTCGTCGCCATCCAGCTCATCCATCACCACCTTGAGCCGGCGCCACATGGCGCCATTGACCGCATTGAGCTTGTCCGGATTGAACAGGGTCACCGTGGCGATGTCGCCATCGC from the Denitratisoma oestradiolicum genome contains:
- the tkt gene encoding transketolase; translated protein: MSTFSDFEPPVFNNLTSAIRALAMDAVEKAKSGHPGAPLGMAEIAEVLWNHHLHHNPGNPAWPNRDRFVLSNGHGSMLIYALLHLTGYDLSIEDLKQFRQLHSRTPGHPEHGYTPGVETTTGPLGQGITNAVGMALAEKLLANEFNRPNHEIVDHHTYAFLGDGCLMEGVSHEACSLAGTWGLGKLIAFWDDNGISIDGHVEGWFTDDTPGRFEAYGWQVIRNINGHDPEAIHKALDMAKADKNRPSLLCCRTRIGMGSPNKAGTHDVHGAPLGDAEIAAARPHIGWNFPPFEIPREVYEVWDAKTKGAQWESEWQRKFDHYAAAHPALAAEFKRRMAGDLPADWAAQVQEVLTKTNDKAETVATRKASQIAIEAYAPRLPEMLGGSADLTGSNLTNWSGSKSVSREGKGNYIHYGVREFGMAAIMNGIALHGGFIPYGGTFLVFSDYLRNGLRMSALMKQRVIYVLTHDSIGLGEDGPTHQPVEHVASMRLIPNLDVWRPCDSFETAAAWGAALTRQGDNSGPAVLALSRQNLPFVKRDAAVQANVARGGYVLSDAANPRAVIIATGSEVDLALKAQAQLAEAGVAVRVVSMPCVDVFERQDQAWRDSVLPRGVVRVAVEAGVTTGWYKYVGLEGAVVGLDRFGESAPAGQLFKEFGFTVDNVVKTVQSVL
- a CDS encoding 4a-hydroxytetrahydrobiopterin dehydratase, yielding MTKLTEEACVTGPGRVHRLAAEEITALLPLVPQWTLENGRLVRLFRFGDYSSTLAFVNASAWISENENHHPELTVNYGRCQVAYSTHDCDGLSRNDFICAAKLDQLFEHQQGLTFPPI
- a CDS encoding thioredoxin family protein: MASLSPPLCNTGWKAPDFDLPGTDGRRHSLASAAGPQGLLVMFICNHCPYVQAVIYRIIRDVNALKPLGVGAVAIMSNDTTDYPEDSWENMVRLARDLDFPFPYLLDSDQSVAHAYGAVCTPDFFGFNGDLALQYRGRLDASRKETAPAGARRDLFEAMRQVALTGQGPAVQLPSIGCSIKWAGK
- a CDS encoding EAL domain-containing protein → MRLRNFIMAASAVVSVLFIGGTYLVLDRVFDQSIKAEASQSSRAMARVTFNAMYELMSTGWNRAQLHSFLDAMSRATADTPTTLRIHRGALVAERFGEIPQDPADIILRQALSDGQTRESTVGNRIRYTFPLRAEQKCLGCHVNARAGETLGVIDVEHDVSARLLASRREFLSWAGLVVPAALAIAALMVWRVRRRIEDPLDQLTHGIQAINDISDLRQIKAINRTSGIREFDELFSSFDRLIQRVRNIAVDKNILQFEIGLLEKFVITSDVVRDWREYVARLLADINQVVTAHVLFSIFKVDEELFELEVFWRCQPGDDTRTMVEHYIREAIDRNSGMGDLTTVRIHHHFHVEPAATLIELSEEEVRLHVKAFFVDKPKIGGIVGIGVHADVLSDSTLRLVMDSILSTLMNVVGSVKAIYKYTRDLEYYATRDPLTNLFNQRVFWELLDYERQRAQRHAYAFAVLLLDLDNFKLVNDGYGHSFGDKFLQTFAETVGASLRNGDIFARYGGDEFAVVLPETAMDDAVLVARRILEATDGMVLTAPDGTLVHGAASIGLAMYPQHASDTRDLFMFADNMMYKAKAEGKGRVAVPSGQDVVDVFRDITQNGVLVIKAIDDKRVIPFFQPIVATASHEIAAYEVLSRLEVDGRIVAASDFIEVAEKMGVIHRIDTLVIERALQEVVEQNHQGQIFLNLSPRALVISEFTRNILSLVNGSSISPERIVFEITERDTIKNLTLLERFLMDLKFEGFKLAIDDFGSGFSSFHYLRRFPIDYLKIEGDFIANMRNSTKDRAFVHSMHMLAYELNIKTIAEFVEDAEVLAELRQLGIDYAQGYHMGRPSRHILPSSHWQPAV
- a CDS encoding 16S rRNA (uracil(1498)-N(3))-methyltransferase, which translates into the protein MIPRLYCPDPLPSGGFHELSADAAHHAVRVLRLGEGDGLRLFDGRGGAWNARIERLKPRVRVHLDGFDPEDLEPPLAVTLVQCLPAADKMDWIVQKAVELGVAAIQPVASRRSVVRLDGDRAQRRLQHWQAVAVAACEQCGRNRVPIVSPLLDLPQYLARAGGENARKLLLWPETPRRLRELNAPAAPLVLLVGPEGGLEEGEQAAAQAAGFTPMGLGPRVLRTETAGLAALAAIMSLWGDW
- the pap gene encoding polyphosphate:AMP phosphotransferase, which translates into the protein MFESAELGHKIDKEIYKKAVPELRAWLLDAQYELKEQGKIPVIVLVSGQDGAGKGETINVLYEWMDPRFISTLAFSAPTDEERQRPVMWRYWRALPPKGRIGVFAGSWYSGPIHDRIDGNMTKAGLDARVDQINRFEQMLVNEGALILKFWFHLTKDGQKRRLKALEKDPRTAWRVTKWNWDRLKTYDKLQDVVGHVLRMTNTPWAPWIIIEGEDDRYRSLTTGKILLDAIRQRLAGTSKQTTPVAPPVPVNLDGRDVLSELDLACTIAKKDYENQLAKWQGRLSELVRDPRFKQKSLICVFEGADAAGKGGAVRRITAALDARDYQIVPIAAPTEEERAQPYMWRFWRHIPRNGRVTIFDRSWYGRVLVERVEGFCAEADWLRAYSEINDFEHELADAGAIVVKFWLQIGKDEQLKRFKEREKIEFKRFKITDEDWRNREKWDAYHSAICDMVDRTSTGNAPWTLVEANDKNYARVKILRTVCERLEAAFKSKDKTPD